The following are from one region of the Ruficoccus sp. ZRK36 genome:
- a CDS encoding LacI family DNA-binding transcriptional regulator, protein MSNRVTIREIAQKAGVHHATVSRALRNDPQIATETREHILKLARRMGYRPDPALSSLMRYRSAKAAHHYQAALAWATNYPTRDGWLTHEKVGYYSGALQRAEELGYSLDPFWLGEAGMSGARASAILKARNIQGVILLPMPKANVSIDLDWDQFSAVSISHTVTSPHLNVVTNHHFRSMALLMKQLDALGYKRPGFACLRRIHESVDRAWAAAFEMYRPGAGSRADIPLYIYEEESLPAFEHWVRTYKPDVIVAHSDNIMHYLKEMQLRVPEDIGVAMAARHGVSSDCSGIDENNNTVGRVVVNVVVEMIHNNERGIPQVPITTLVEGFWVNGSTLRTSL, encoded by the coding sequence GTGAGCAACCGAGTAACTATCCGTGAAATTGCCCAAAAGGCTGGTGTCCACCATGCCACTGTGTCGCGTGCCCTGCGTAATGACCCGCAGATTGCGACGGAGACGCGCGAGCACATTTTGAAGCTTGCTCGACGGATGGGGTACCGCCCGGACCCGGCGCTGTCCTCGCTCATGCGTTACCGTAGCGCCAAGGCCGCGCATCACTACCAGGCGGCCTTGGCATGGGCCACAAACTATCCCACGCGTGACGGCTGGCTGACCCATGAGAAAGTCGGGTACTATAGCGGAGCACTGCAACGGGCCGAGGAGCTTGGCTACTCGTTGGATCCCTTCTGGCTCGGGGAGGCGGGCATGAGCGGTGCACGAGCCTCTGCCATCCTCAAGGCCCGCAACATTCAGGGGGTCATTCTGCTACCCATGCCGAAGGCGAATGTCAGTATCGACCTGGATTGGGACCAGTTTTCGGCCGTCTCGATCAGCCATACGGTGACATCTCCGCACCTCAATGTCGTGACCAATCACCATTTCCGGTCAATGGCGCTGCTCATGAAGCAACTGGATGCGCTCGGCTATAAACGGCCGGGTTTTGCCTGCTTGCGGCGCATTCATGAGTCTGTCGATCGAGCATGGGCTGCCGCCTTTGAAATGTATCGGCCAGGCGCCGGCAGCCGCGCGGACATCCCCTTGTATATTTACGAAGAAGAGTCACTGCCTGCCTTTGAACATTGGGTCAGGACCTATAAGCCAGACGTTATCGTCGCCCACAGTGATAATATCATGCACTACCTCAAGGAGATGCAGCTTCGCGTGCCCGAGGATATCGGTGTCGCCATGGCTGCGCGCCACGGTGTGAGTAGTGATTGCTCAGGGATCGACGAAAACAATAACACGGTGGGAAGAGTCGTCGTGAATGTGGTCGTCGAAATGATTCACAACAATGAGCGTGG